Proteins encoded in a region of the Anopheles aquasalis chromosome 2, idAnoAquaMG_Q_19, whole genome shotgun sequence genome:
- the LOC126571804 gene encoding protein cup-like, whose protein sequence is MVKFVTPDNSTMTSSLRHTEQYDNCSGLLIESDATPLEELDPAILSCGLPAIVLDVGETLNLSSSDVPTIIRYTVAQLLALRKAPFSHRRPAAIDDPCTGGYPIWQRNGFRRAAGSDEELYGGSAAGRKPNDRHRDNGLVPRFRRNHEFSNRNHHVIVKSYSGGDGGISGHQMRLQDTIIEEEPEWVVAGPTSRLDTIELRGFDDDMMRNMTDSLKATSYPVAAGGGGSGTQNQAAHTKRSDFYDELLHYEHVHQKQQQQPGGGKHDTSGSGGDGESVSTSNNGNSPPPARSTPTKHVTDQNNNNHGKPGAMAGGRGGSSASGSGYSTDVNVSNFEEFMKFDSILGDSSDTESSSFNKFLRRTSSFTGSGSGGQQHHLNQQQHHHHHQHQQQQHSHHHGSHHQQHHVRFALDRNTNHYQRPAGSGRLSMSSLQHPPLGLDVGSDSYDSQAPPPVGGHRSAGNEPVGAKPFQRLVEMMAVQSQRVQHQQQQQYLMQLLQNNQQTESLRQMLMKNASLDGRQQGRQQQHQHQHQQHQQHQGQRVPTQRELQLHTQSIMKNALLRKKIVEQGRIILEQQQQGPQEPIPAVQQLIQSIYPNVQRSLAVLASNNSANQQQQQHSGSFSGEMRNEAASFSAGNSGGRRGLVRSSSAPSNRRPPF, encoded by the exons ATGCTACTCCGTTGGAAGAGCTAGATCCGGCCATTCTAAGTTGCGGTCTGCCGGCCATCGTACTTGATGTTGGCGAAACGTTGAACCTTTCGTCATCGGACGTACCGACGATCATACGCTATACGGTTGCCCAGTTGCTGGCACTCAGGAAGGCACCGTTTTCGCATCGCCGGCCGGCCGCCATCGATGATCCGTGCACCGGTGGGTATCCGATCTGGCAGCGCAACGGATTCCGACGGGCGGCCGGAAGTGACGAGGAACTGTACGGTGGTTCCGCTGCCGGACGCAAACCGAACGACCGTCATCGGGACAATGGCTTGGTGCCAAG ATTTCGACGGAATCATGAGTTTAGCAATCGGAACCATCACGTTATCGTGAAGAGCTAcagtggcggtgatggtggtatcAGTGGGCACCAGATGCGGCTGCAGGATACGATCATCGAGGAGGAACCGGAATGGGTTGTGGCCGGGCCCACCTCTCGGCTGGATACGATCGAGCTGCGCGGCTTTGATGACGACATGATGCGTAACATGACGGACTCGCTGAAAGCGACCTCCTATCccgtcgctgctggtggtggtggcagtgggaCACAGAACCAAGCAGCCCATACCAAGCGGAGTGACTTCTATGACGAACTGTTGCACTATGAGCACGtacatcagaagcagcagcagcagcccggtgGAGGAAAGCATGACACTTCCGGtagtggtggcgacggtgagaGTGTGTCCACTTCGAACAACGGCAATAGCCCACCGCCGGCCCGTAGCACCCCAACGAAGCATGTGACCGatcagaacaacaacaaccatggCAAGCCTGGCGCGATGGCCGGTGGAAGAGGTGGCAGTTCCGCTTCTGGATCCGGCTACTCCACCGATGTCAATGTATCCAACTTTGAGGAATTCATGAAATTTGATTCCATCCTCGGTGACTCGAGCGATACGGAGAGTTCCAGCTTCAACAAATTCCTTCGCCGCACCAGTTCATTCACTGGCAGTGGATCCGGTGGACAACAGCATCATCttaatcagcaacagcatcatcatcatcatcagcatcagcagcagcagcatagccaTCATCATGGttcgcatcatcagcagcatcatgtgcGCTTTGCGCTCGATCGTAACACGAACCACTATCAGCGTCCGGCAGGTTCCGGGCGCCTGTCGATGTCATCGTTACAGCATCCTCCTCTGGGGTTGGACGTAGGATCGGATTCGTACGATAGCCAAGCGCCACCTCCGGTTGGGGGGCATCGTAGCGCCGGCAACGAACCGGTTGGAGCGAAACCTTTCCAGCGTTTAGTCGAGATGATGGCCGTTCAAAGTCAGCgtgtgcagcatcagcagcagcagcagtacttgATGCAGTTGCTGCAAAACAACCAGCAAACCGAATCGCTGCGTCAGATGCTGATGAAGAACGCTTCACTGGACGGTCGTCAGCAGggaagacagcagcagcaccagcaccagcaccagcagcaccagcaacatcaggGGCAACGGGTGCCAACACAGCGTGAACTTCAGTTGCACACGCAATCGATCATGAAGAATGCTCTGCTGCGCAAGAAGATCGTCGAGCAGGGTCGGATCATcctggagcaacagcagcaaggaccACAGGAACCAATTCCTGCCGTTCAGCAGCTGATCCAGTCCATCTATCCCAACGTGCAGCGCAGTTTAGCCGTTTTGGCCTCCAATAACAGtgccaatcagcagcagcagcaacactctgGTAGTTTTTCCGGAGAAATGAGAAATGAAGCTGCCTCATTCAGCGCGGGAAATAGTGGTGGCCGTCGCGGTCTAGTGCGATCGTCATCTGCTCCCTCGAATCGGCGTCCTCCGTTTTGA